The following are encoded in a window of Castanea sativa cultivar Marrone di Chiusa Pesio chromosome 5, ASM4071231v1 genomic DNA:
- the LOC142634206 gene encoding GDSL esterase/lipase 5-like, translating to MVRKSVMARPSSLFLVFFLHVVLVSSCTTSTEIRSEHSRNHVALFIFGDSFFDAGNNNYINTTTLDQANFWPYGETYFKFPTGRFSDGRLISDFIAEYAKLPLITPFLQPGFNQYYYGVNFASAGAGALVETFQGAVIDLKTQLKYYKKVGTWLRSNLGKVEAERTLSKAVYLFSIGTNDYMSVFVTNSTVLNSYSKSEYVGIVIGNLTTIVKDIYKRGGRKFGFINLPPLGCAPGIRIIKAENNGSCLEEASSLVKLHNKALSKLLRKLEKQLKGFKYSLYNFNINLRKRMSHPSKYGFEEGKGACCGSGQFRGVFSCGGKRLGKEFQLCKNPNEYVFWDSYHLTQRVYKQLADQMWNGARKPNSVWPYNLRDLFQAF from the exons ATGGTAAGGAAATCAGTCATGGCAAGGCCAAGCTCTCTCTTCCTTGTCTTCTTTCTTCATGTAGTCCTCGTCTCAAGCTGTACTACTTCTACTGAGATTAGATCCGAGCATTCAAGAAATCATGTTGCTTTGTTCATTTTCGGAGACTCTTTCTTTGATGCTGGCAACAACAATTACATCAACACCACAACCCTCGACCAAGCAAATTTCTGGCCTTATGGGGAAACTTATTTCAAGTTCCCAACTGGGAGGTTCTCTGATGGGCGTTTGATTTCAGATTTTATTG CTGAATATGCAAAGTTGCCATTGATTACACCATTTTTACAACCTGGTTTTAATCAATACTATTATGGAGTGAATTTTGCGTCTGCTGGTGCTGGTGCTCTAGTTGAAACCTTTCAAGGGGCG gTGATTGATCTTAAAACCCAGCTAAAGTACTATAAGAAGGTAGGGACTTGGTTGAGAAGCAATTTAGGCAAAGTTGAAGCCGAAAGAACATTATCAAAAGCTGTGTACTTGTTTAGCATTGGAACCAATGATTACATGAGTGTTTTCGTAACCAATTCCACTGTATTGAACTCTTATTCCAAATCAGAATACGTGGGGATTGTGATTGGCAACTTAACAACCATTGTCAAA gatatatataaaagaggtGGTAGGAAATTTGGGTTCATCAATTTGCCACCCTTGGGCTGTGCTCCAGGCATCAGAATCATCAAAGCAGAAAACAATGGTAGCTGCTTAGAAGAAGCTTCATCGCTTGTGAAATTGCACAATAAAGCTTTGTCCAAGCTCCTCCGGAAATTAGAGAAGCAGCTAAAGGGGTTCAAGTATTCATTGTACAACTTCAACATCAATCTCAGAAAAAGAATGAGTCATCCCTCAAAATATG gtTTCGAGGAAGGTAAAGGAGCATGCTGTGGGTCTGGGCAGTTCAGAGGAGTGTTTAGCTGTGGAGGAAAAAGACTAGGGAAGGAATTCCAACTCTGTAAGAATCCCAATGAATATGTGTTTTGGGACTCATACCATCTCACACAAAGGGTGTACAAACAATTAGCAGATCAAATGTGGAATGGGGCAAGAAAACCCAATAGTGTATGGCCCTACAATCTTAGGGACCTGTTCCAAGCTTTCTAA
- the LOC142637470 gene encoding uncharacterized protein LOC142637470, translating to MQIKDVPSLKWLEKMKGDPNKRNKNKYCRFHKDHGHDTDECYDLKQQIENLFKQEKLRNFLGRDHKDEKLKGKIEESSQPPLGETRVIVEGTSAGQFSKSMKTYLKVVQNIQLSGRPPRIKGADEQAITFTDEDAGRVYHPHDDGIVITLLIVDYTTRRVFIDNGSSANILYYPTF from the coding sequence atgcagattaaagatgTCCCATCCTTGAAATGGCTAGAGAAGATgaagggagatcctaacaagcgcaataaGAATAAGTATTGCCGCTTCCATAAAGATCATGGGCATGACACTGACGAgtgttatgacttgaagcagcagatagagaatctcttTAAACAGGAAAAGTTGAGAAATTTTCTTGGGCGAGATCATAAGGACGAGAAGTTAAAAGGAAAGATAGAAGAGTCATCACAGCCCCCACTTGGAGAAACAAGAGTTATTGTAGAAGGAACTTCAGCAGGACAATTTTCCAAGTCAATGAAGACCTATCTAAAGGTGGTGCAAAACATCCAACTCTCTGGACGACCACCAAGGATAAAAGGGGCAGATGAGCAGGCCATTACTTTCACAGACGAAGATGCTGGAAGGGTTTATCATCCACATGATGATGGGATCGTCATAACTTTGCTCATTGTAGACTACACAACTAGAAGGGTGTTTATAGATAATGGGAGTTCAGCAAACATCCTATATTACCCTACCTTCTAG
- the LOC142634356 gene encoding putative wall-associated receptor kinase-like 16, which yields MDFQYQRMLIQVTWVGVILSLLSAMAAAATEYPLALPGCPKKCGDVKIPYPFGLTEECRLKDTSGRKFLLTCNSTSGQLKPFSGNAEVTNISIHGEMEILMYNAVDCYDQPREQLEWQKRLRSGNYTISDTQNKFVAIGCDTYAYLRGYKNDKLFSMGCLSVCQDKSNVVSGSCSGIGCCEMDIPKGLKNITLEAYSFKNHTEVWDFNPCSFAFVIQGKKFNFSSDYLYSLRRNETFPMVLDWAIGNETCEVAQNKANYVCGWNTRCEDPNNGSGYRCNCTNGYSGNPYLKDGCKDVDECEELKHNCTTDTQFCVNQPGSFRCECKEGYHLDGVKCVHQTSGHSLRAIDLGFGAGIGLIVMLVCCSWLYLIVKQRNLTKVKEKFFKQNGGFILQQQHSRQENSTETVKIFTTEELKKATNNYDETLIIGRGGFGIVYKGFLPDNKMVAIKKSKIVDQSQMEQFINEVIVLSQINHRNVVKLLGCCLETSVPLLVYEFIPNGTLFEYIHSESKVSTISWEICLRIATETAEALSYLHSAASTPIIHRDVKSSNILLDSSYTAKVSDFGASRLVPLDQAEVATMVQGTIGYLDPEYLHTSQLTEKSDVYSFGVVLVELLTGRKALSFDKPEVERSLVTYFLLSFKENRLFEILEKYIANEGNAEQLKEVANLAKKCLSLKGEDRPTMKDVAMELEGLRKMEKHSWVNINSNFEETEHLIAETSDSSKYDVRSKSIEVYDSVRDHVLLDFDDGR from the exons ATGGATTTTCAATACCAAAGGATGCTTATCCAAGTCACCTGGGTTGGGGtcatattatcattattatcagCAATGGCGGCCGCAGCAACAGAATATCCATTAGCCCTGCCTGGCTGTCCCAAAAAATGTGGAGACGTAAAAATTCCATACCCCTTTGGCTTAACTGAAGAGTGTCGCCTGAAAGACACTAGTGGTAGAAAATTTTTACTCACTTGTAACAGCACGTCCGGACAACTTAAACCATTCTCCGGAAATGCTGAAGTTACAAACATTTCCATCCATGGCGAGATGGAAATCTTGATGTATAACGCCGTTGACTGTTACGATCAGCCGCGTGAGCAATTAGAATGGCAAAAACGTCTCAGGTCAGGGAATTACACAATTTCTGACACCCAAAACAAGTTCGTGGCCATTGGCTGTGACACTTATGCATACCTTCGTGGTTACAAGAACGATAAACTGTTCTCCATGGGCTGCCTTTCCGTATGTCAAGACAAAAGTAACGTAGTCAGCGGGTCTTGCTCTGGGATTGGGTGTTGCGAGATGGATATTCCCAAAGGATTGAAAAATATTACTTTGGAAGCATATAGCTTTAAGAACCATACAGAAGTCTGGGATTTCAATCCATGCAGCTTTGCCTTTGTTATTCAAGGAAAAAAGTTCAATTTCTCTTCAGATTATCTTTACAGTCTACGAAGAAATGAAACCTTTCCGATGGTTCTTGATTGGGCAATTGGTAACGAGACGTGTGAAGTTGCTCAGAACAAAGCGAATTACGTATGTGGATGGAATACCAGATGTGAAGACCCCAACAACGGGTCTGGGTACCGTTGCAATTGCACAAACGGTTACAGTGGGAATCCTTACCTCAAAGACGGCTGCAAAG ACGTGGACGAATGTGAAGAGCTGAAACATAATTGCACGACCGACACacaattttgtgttaatcaaCCTGGAAGTTTTCGCTGCGAGTGCAAGGAGGGTTACCATTTGGACGGAGTGAAATGTGTCCATCAAACTTCTGGTCACTCTTTACGAGCAATTGACCTCGGGTTTG GTGCTGGCATAGGCTTGATAGTCATGCTGGTCTGTTGCTCTTGGCTGTACTTGATAGTCAAGCAAAGAAATCTGACCAAAGTTAAAGAAAAGTTCTTTAAGCAAAATGGTGGTTTTATTTTACAACAGCAACACTCTAGACAAGAAAATTCAACTGAAACTGTCAAAATCTTCACCACAGAAGAGCTCAAGAAGGCTACCAACAACTACGATGAAACTCTAATAATTGGTCGAGGAGGGTTTGGTATTGTTTATAAAGGATTTTTACCGGATAACAAGATGGTGGCCATCAAGAAATCCAAAATAGTGGATCAAAGTCAAATGGAGCAGTTCATCAACGAGGTAATTGTACTTTCCCAAATTAATCATAGGAATGTGGTTAAACTATTGGGTTGTTGTTTGGAGACATCAGTTCCTCTACTAGTTTATGAATTCATACCTAATGGTACCCTTTTTGAGTACATACATAGTGAAAGCAAGGTGTCCACTATATCATGGGAAATTTGTCTTAGAATAGCTACGGAAACAGCAGAAGCACTTTCATATTTGCATTCTGCAGCTTCTACACCTATAATCCATAGAGATGTGAAGTCTTCAAACATATTGCTAGATAGCAGTTACACAGCAAAGGTCTCAGATTTTGGAGCCTCGAGATTGGTTCCACTAGATCAAGCAGAAGTAGCGACAATGGTGCAAGGAACTATTGGATACTTAGACCCTGAATACTTGCACACAAGTCAATTGACTGAGAAAAGTGATGTTTATAGCTTTGGAGTGGTTCTTGTTGAGCTATTGACGGGGAGAAAGGCACTTTCATTTGATAAACCTGAGGTGGAGAGAAGTTTGGTAACAtattttctcctttcttttaaagaaaatagattGTTTGAAATTCTTGAGAAATATATAGCAAATGAAGGCAATGCTGAGCAGTTGAAGGAAGTGGCAAATCTTGCAAAGAAGTGCTTAAGTTTGAAAGGGGAGGATAGGCCTACTATGAAGGATGTAGCAATGGAATTGGAGGGTTTAAGAAAGATGGAGAAACATTCGTGGGTCAATATTAACTCCAACTTCGAAGAGACTGAACACTTGATTGCCGAGACGTCAGATTCTAGCAAATATGATGTTAGGAGTAAAAGTATTGAGGTGTACGATAGCGTGAGAGACCATGTATTATTGGACTTTGATGATGGGAGATGA